The proteins below come from a single Hippocampus zosterae strain Florida chromosome 5, ASM2543408v3, whole genome shotgun sequence genomic window:
- the trhra gene encoding thyrotropin-releasing hormone receptor — MDNLTTDNMTADNDTSSAPHNHTLGVWRDYALGYKAVSVFLVSLICGLGMVGNIMVILVVLTTKHMRTPTNCYLVSLAVADLMVLTAAGLPNITDALHGQWVYGYAGCLGITYLQYLGINASSCSITAFTVERYIAICHPIKAQFLCTLSRAKKIIMLVWSLTSIYCIMWLFLSATQTLVYDNVVLITCAYKVSRSQYLPIYFIDFAVFYVLPLMLATILYGLIARILFLNPLPADPKDRASKWRRGTCKVEGRMISASSSSSTAAASRRQVTKMLAVVVILFALLWMPYRTLVVVNSFLDKAYLDNWFLLFCRLCVYLNSAINPVIYNVMSQKFRSAFKKLCHCGPQHQEKPTSCSVALTYSVIKDMSNAESPDHFTTEIQELNTPSDHLVPTGMPTTARKMLFEEPSLLGKDAKT; from the exons ATGGACAATTTGACCACAGACAACATGACAGCGGACAATGACACGTCTTCGGCGCCGCACAATCACACTTTGGGTGTGTGGCGCGACTACGCGCTGGGGTATAAGGCGGTCAGTGTGTTTTTGGTGTCCCTCATTTGCGGGCTGGGGATGGTGGGCAACATCATGGTCATCTTGGTGGTGCTGACCACCAAACACATGCGAACTCCCACTAACTGTTACCTCGTGAGCTTGGCTGTAGCCGACTTGATGGTGCTTACCGCTGCCGGGCTTCCGAACATTACCGACGCCCTGCATGGGCAGTGGGTGTACGGATACGCAGGCTGCCTGGGGATCACTTATCTCCAATATTTGGGGATTAACGCGTCCTCTTGTTCCATCACAGCATTTACGGTGGAGCGATACATCGCAATCTGCCACCCTATCAAGGCGCAGTTCCTGTGCACTTTATCCCGGGCGAAAAAGATCATCATGCTGGTGTGGTCGCTTACGTCCATCTATTGCATCATGTGGCTCTTTTTGTCAGCCACGCAAACTTTGGTATACGACAACGTCGTGCTCATCACCTGCGCCTACAAAGTATCCAGGAGTCAATATCTGCCCATTTACTTCATCGATTTTGCAGTGTTTTACGTATTGCCCCTCATGCTGGCCACAATTCTGTATGGACTCATCGCCAGGATACTTTTCTTGAATCCGTTACCTGCGGACCCCAAAGACAGAGCCAGCAAGTGGAGGAGAGGAACCTGTAAAGTGGAAGGAAGAATGATCAGTGCAAGCTCCTCCAGCAGCACCGCTGCTGCCTCCCGTAGACAG GTAACCAAAATGCTGGCTGTGGTCGTGATACTATTCGCCTTACTTTGGATGCCCTATCGGACCTTAGTAGTGGTCAACTCCTTCCTGGACAAAGCCTACCTGGACAACTGGTTCCTTCTCTTCTGTCGCCTCTGCGTCTACTTGAACAGTGCCATCAACCCGGTCATCTACAATGTCATGTCTCAGAAGTTCCGCTCTGCCTTTAAAAAGCTGTGTCACTGCGGACCTCAGCACCAAGAGAAACCAACTTCATGCAGCGTGGCACTCACCTACAGTGTCATCAAGGATATGTCCAATGCAGAAAGTCCTGACCACTTTACTACAGAAATACAAGAGCTAAACACACCAAGCGACCACTTAGTGCCCACTGGAATGCCGACAACTGCCAGAAAGATGTTGTTTGAGGAGCCCTCCCTTTTGGGGAAAGATGCTAAAacttaa